The following proteins come from a genomic window of Campylobacter coli 76339:
- a CDS encoding Transcription termination protein NusB, producing MATRHQVRQSVISLLYALEMNEKNENFIDEFLNEKKIRNEQKNFTLSLYEGIIKNLDDIDKNLNPYLNENEIEKLGHIERAILRLGAYEILFTDTPNAIVINEAIELAKELANDNSPKFINGVLDALVKAKQ from the coding sequence ATGGCAACGCGTCACCAAGTAAGACAAAGTGTAATCTCTTTGCTTTATGCTCTAGAAATGAATGAAAAGAATGAAAATTTCATTGATGAATTTCTAAATGAAAAAAAAATCCGCAATGAGCAAAAAAATTTTACACTGAGTTTATACGAAGGAATTATAAAAAATCTTGATGATATAGATAAGAATTTAAATCCTTATCTTAATGAAAATGAAATTGAAAAGTTAGGACATATCGAAAGAGCGATATTACGACTTGGTGCTTATGAAATACTTTTTACAGATACACCTAATGCTATAGTAATCAATGAAGCCATAGAGCTTGCTAAAGAACTTGCTAATGATAATTCTCCAAAATTTATCAACGGGGTTTTAGATGCTCTTGTTAAGGCAAAGCAATGA
- a CDS encoding Putative integral membrane protein: MLKVIKHNLGIYFMILACLDFALMGACAKILSKEMSSIEIMFFRNIIGVFFIVYLLKRSKVHKEGGHFWLLVFRGVTGTLSLYMFFYNVSNITLGGAFAFQKTAPIFITLIAFIIFKENIGAKGWLGILIAFSGVLLIAQPWADGSTHSGFDLKNSIIGVMSGFLAALALTSVRELRKFYTTEQIAFSFILLGTLMPLISMISAEFFEPKHLDSLHLDFILAPFVMPSLTAWLIIAIMGILGTIYQIHVTKAYGIAKQAGVVAGISYLDVVFSMIVGIILGDDLPSAMVFLGIIGIIFGGIILVKNKGKK; encoded by the coding sequence ATGCTAAAAGTCATCAAACATAATTTAGGAATTTATTTTATGATTTTAGCGTGCTTGGATTTTGCGCTCATGGGAGCTTGTGCAAAAATTCTTAGCAAGGAAATGAGTTCGATTGAAATTATGTTTTTTAGAAATATCATCGGTGTATTTTTTATAGTTTATCTACTCAAGCGTTCAAAAGTTCACAAAGAAGGGGGGCATTTTTGGCTTTTAGTCTTTCGCGGGGTAACAGGAACACTTTCACTTTATATGTTTTTTTACAATGTTTCAAACATTACCCTAGGGGGTGCTTTTGCCTTTCAAAAAACCGCTCCAATCTTCATTACTTTAATAGCTTTTATTATTTTCAAAGAAAATATTGGAGCTAAGGGATGGCTGGGAATTTTAATCGCATTTAGTGGAGTGCTTTTAATCGCACAACCTTGGGCAGATGGTTCAACTCATTCGGGTTTTGATTTGAAAAATTCCATCATAGGTGTTATGAGTGGATTTTTAGCAGCCTTAGCCCTTACAAGTGTAAGAGAGCTTAGAAAATTTTATACTACGGAACAAATTGCATTTTCTTTTATTCTCTTGGGAACCTTAATGCCTTTAATCTCTATGATAAGTGCTGAATTTTTTGAACCAAAACATCTTGATTCTTTGCATTTGGATTTTATTTTAGCACCTTTTGTAATGCCTAGTCTTACAGCTTGGCTCATTATTGCCATTATGGGAATTTTAGGTACTATATATCAAATTCATGTAACCAAAGCTTACGGTATAGCCAAGCAAGCAGGGGTTGTAGCGGGCATAAGCTATCTTGATGTAGTTTTTAGCATGATAGTGGGTATAATTTTGGGTGATGATTTACCAAGCGCTATGGTTTTTTTAGGTATAATAGGCATTATTTTTGGTGGAATAATTTTGGTTAAAAATAAAGGAAAAAAATGA
- a CDS encoding Tryptophanyl-tRNA synthetase, which translates to MRVLTGLQPSGDLHIGNYFGAIKQMVEAQEKSEMFMFIANYHAMTSSQDGKKLEQNSLKAAAAFLSLGIDPQKSVFWLQSDVKEVMELYWILSQFTPMGLLERAHSYKDKVAKGLSASHGLFSYPVLMAADILLFDTQLVPVGKDQIQHVEIARDIALKVNNEWGEIFTLPEAKINEEVAVVVGTDGAKMSKSYQNTIDIFASQKALKKQISSIVTDSTALEDPKDYQNCNVFKIAKLFLNEAEQKELQVRYEKGGEGYGHFKMYLNDLVNEYFKEARMKYDELLEKPSHLKEILELGASKARKIAQEKMQKIYEKIGL; encoded by the coding sequence ATGAGAGTATTAACAGGACTTCAACCCAGTGGTGATTTGCATATAGGTAATTATTTTGGTGCCATAAAGCAAATGGTGGAAGCTCAAGAAAAAAGTGAAATGTTTATGTTTATAGCAAATTATCATGCTATGACTTCAAGTCAAGATGGAAAGAAGTTAGAGCAAAACTCACTTAAGGCCGCTGCGGCTTTTTTAAGTCTTGGTATAGATCCGCAAAAAAGTGTTTTTTGGTTGCAAAGTGATGTAAAAGAAGTAATGGAGCTTTATTGGATTTTATCTCAATTTACTCCTATGGGTTTATTAGAGCGTGCTCACAGTTATAAAGATAAGGTAGCTAAAGGCTTAAGTGCGTCGCATGGACTTTTTTCTTATCCTGTTTTAATGGCAGCAGATATTTTGCTTTTTGATACTCAACTTGTGCCAGTAGGCAAGGATCAAATTCAGCATGTTGAAATAGCTCGTGATATTGCCTTAAAAGTAAATAACGAATGGGGTGAAATTTTTACTTTGCCTGAAGCTAAGATAAATGAAGAGGTGGCTGTAGTTGTAGGAACTGATGGAGCTAAAATGAGCAAGTCTTATCAAAATACTATAGATATATTTGCTAGCCAAAAGGCTTTAAAAAAGCAAATTTCTTCCATAGTTACAGACAGTACAGCTTTGGAAGATCCTAAGGATTATCAAAACTGTAATGTTTTTAAGATTGCAAAATTATTTTTAAATGAAGCAGAGCAAAAAGAATTACAAGTTCGCTATGAAAAAGGTGGCGAGGGTTATGGGCATTTTAAAATGTACTTAAATGATCTTGTAAATGAATACTTTAAAGAAGCAAGAATGAAATATGATGAGTTATTAGAAAAACCTTCGCACTTAAAAGAAATTTTAGAATTAGGTGCAAGCAAAGCTAGAAAAATCGCTCAAGAAAAAATGCAAAAAATTTATGAAAAAATAGGACTTTAA
- a CDS encoding GTP-binding protein EngA, which translates to MQSIILIGKPNVGKSSLFNRMARQRIAITSEISGTTRDTNKTEVFINSKKALLIDSGGLDESNELFKNS; encoded by the coding sequence ATGCAAAGCATCATACTTATAGGTAAGCCAAATGTTGGAAAATCAAGTTTATTTAACAGAATGGCAAGGCAAAGAATAGCTATTACAAGTGAAATTTCAGGTACCACAAGAGATACCAATAAAACAGAAGTTTTTATAAATTCTAAAAAAGCTTTATTGATTGATAGTGGTGGTCTTGATGAAAGCAATGAGCTTTTTAAAAATAGTTAA
- a CDS encoding Pyruvate kinase, giving the protein MLKKTKIVATVGPASEKEDVLRQMIINGVNVFRLNFSHGTHEYHKNNLETIRKVAKELNTRVGILQDISGPKIRTGELKAPFELKKGDRLDFYYEKIVGEQIAPSHYKLSINQSEILNMLKLDEYIYLYDGSIKAKVTAKDNEKIETLIENDGFLNSNKGINFPNTKINIDVITQKDKKDLLWGIENEVDFLAISFVQNAHDIDEVREILAQNNAKISIFAKIEKFDAVENIDEIIASSDGIMVARGDLGIEVPYYKVPNIQKAIIHKANNASKPVITATQMLFSLAKSKTATRAEISDVANAVLDGTDAVMLSEESAVGIDPANAVDIMCQTIIETEKRYPYNKFNEFENLDNTDKIMRSSAHLATDLDADAIFSLTSSGKSAIKISRYRPNMEIIAVAHSEKTLNSLSIVWGVNPAILVNKSEDLTDLLRDSVKSSVEKGFMDENKCYLLTAGFPTGVEGTSNLIRILAKEQINYYLK; this is encoded by the coding sequence GTGCTAAAAAAAACTAAAATTGTAGCTACAGTTGGGCCAGCAAGCGAAAAAGAAGATGTTTTACGCCAAATGATAATCAATGGCGTAAATGTTTTCCGTTTAAACTTCTCCCATGGAACACACGAATACCATAAAAATAATCTAGAAACTATACGCAAAGTTGCAAAAGAACTCAATACTCGCGTAGGAATTTTACAAGATATAAGCGGGCCAAAAATTCGCACAGGAGAATTAAAGGCTCCTTTTGAGCTTAAAAAAGGCGATAGGCTTGATTTTTATTATGAAAAAATCGTAGGCGAGCAAATTGCACCGAGTCATTATAAACTTAGCATAAATCAAAGTGAAATTTTAAATATGCTAAAACTGGATGAATACATCTATCTATACGATGGCTCCATCAAAGCAAAAGTCACTGCTAAGGACAATGAAAAAATTGAAACCCTTATAGAAAATGATGGGTTTTTAAATTCAAACAAAGGTATTAATTTTCCAAATACTAAAATCAATATCGATGTTATCACGCAAAAAGATAAAAAAGATTTGCTTTGGGGTATAGAAAATGAAGTTGATTTTCTAGCTATTTCTTTTGTTCAAAATGCTCATGATATTGATGAAGTTCGTGAAATTTTAGCTCAAAACAATGCTAAAATCTCTATATTTGCAAAAATAGAAAAATTTGATGCGGTAGAAAACATAGATGAAATTATAGCATCTAGCGATGGTATAATGGTCGCGCGTGGAGATCTTGGTATAGAAGTTCCTTATTATAAAGTACCTAATATACAAAAAGCAATCATCCACAAAGCCAACAATGCTTCAAAACCTGTTATAACAGCTACACAAATGCTCTTTTCTCTTGCAAAAAGCAAAACCGCTACAAGAGCTGAAATTTCAGATGTTGCCAATGCTGTTTTAGATGGGACGGATGCTGTAATGCTTAGTGAAGAAAGTGCAGTAGGTATAGATCCAGCAAATGCAGTTGATATCATGTGTCAAACCATCATTGAAACCGAAAAACGCTATCCTTATAATAAATTTAACGAATTTGAAAATCTTGATAATACAGATAAGATCATGCGTTCTTCAGCGCATCTTGCAACAGATCTTGATGCTGATGCTATTTTTTCTTTAACCAGTAGTGGAAAATCTGCTATTAAAATTTCAAGATACCGTCCAAATATGGAAATCATAGCAGTAGCTCACTCCGAAAAAACATTAAATTCTTTAAGTATAGTTTGGGGTGTTAATCCTGCTATTTTAGTTAATAAAAGTGAGGATTTAACAGATTTACTTAGAGATTCTGTAAAATCTAGCGTTGAAAAAGGTTTTATGGATGAGAATAAATGCTATCTACTCACTGCAGGTTTCCCAACAGGAGTAGAAGGCACAAGCAATCTTATACGCATACTTGCAAAAGAACAAATTAACTACTACCTTAAATAG
- a CDS encoding Seryl-tRNA synthetase, translating to MLDLKNLQNNFDEVAKKLQNKKVDENILKNLAELFANLKKEKASLEEFQAFQNKFSKELATAEDKESLKAKLSENKIKINEQNTKVNALENELETIAHAIPNIPDECVPVGEDEEENVEIKKVLTPPQFDFTPKEHHDLGESLNWLDFVRGVKISQSRFCVLKNEGALLSRALVNYMIDFNRSRGFEFVNVPFLVNSPTMFGTGQLPKFKDDMYKIEDEDLYLISTSEIPVTNLYSGEILTSESLPIKMTCYSACFRKEAGSAGRDTRGIIRQHQFEKVELVSITKPEQSDSVFNEMVECASDLLSSLGLAHRHLMLCTGDLGFSAAKTIDLEVWIPSQNKYREISSVSNCRDFQARRAKIRYKNEKGKNELVHTLNGSSLAVGRTLVAIMENYQDKEGKIQIPDVLKKYF from the coding sequence ATGCTTGATTTAAAAAATTTACAAAATAATTTCGATGAGGTGGCTAAAAAGCTACAAAATAAAAAAGTAGACGAAAATATATTGAAAAATCTTGCCGAGCTTTTTGCGAATTTGAAAAAAGAAAAAGCGAGCTTGGAAGAATTTCAAGCTTTTCAAAATAAATTCAGCAAAGAACTAGCCACCGCAGAAGACAAAGAAAGCTTGAAAGCAAAACTCAGTGAAAATAAAATTAAAATCAATGAGCAAAATACAAAAGTAAATGCTTTGGAAAATGAGTTAGAAACCATTGCTCATGCTATTCCAAATATCCCTGATGAATGCGTTCCTGTGGGTGAAGATGAGGAAGAAAATGTTGAAATAAAAAAAGTTTTAACACCCCCTCAATTTGATTTTACTCCAAAAGAACACCATGATTTAGGAGAGAGTTTAAACTGGCTTGATTTTGTGCGAGGGGTAAAAATTTCACAAAGTCGTTTCTGCGTGCTTAAAAATGAAGGAGCTTTGCTAAGCCGTGCTTTGGTAAATTATATGATAGATTTTAACCGAAGTCGTGGGTTTGAATTTGTAAATGTGCCTTTTTTGGTAAATAGTCCTACGATGTTTGGCACAGGACAGCTTCCTAAATTTAAAGATGATATGTATAAGATAGAGGATGAGGATTTGTATTTAATCTCAACTTCTGAAATTCCTGTGACAAATCTTTATAGTGGAGAAATCTTAACGAGTGAAAGTTTGCCTATTAAAATGACTTGCTATAGTGCTTGTTTTAGAAAAGAAGCAGGAAGTGCAGGGCGTGACACAAGAGGCATTATCCGTCAGCATCAATTTGAAAAAGTAGAGCTTGTGAGTATTACCAAACCTGAACAAAGCGACAGTGTTTTTAATGAAATGGTAGAATGCGCAAGTGATTTACTCAGCTCTTTAGGTTTAGCTCATAGACATTTGATGCTTTGTACCGGAGATCTAGGTTTTAGCGCAGCAAAGACTATAGATCTTGAGGTATGGATACCATCGCAAAATAAATATCGCGAAATCAGTTCTGTTTCTAATTGTCGTGATTTTCAAGCAAGGCGTGCAAAAATTCGCTATAAAAATGAAAAAGGGAAAAATGAATTAGTTCATACTTTAAATGGCTCTTCTTTAGCGGTAGGTAGAACTTTGGTTGCTATTATGGAAAATTATCAAGATAAAGAGGGTAAAATTCAAATTCCTGATGTATTGAAAAAATATTTTTAA
- a CDS encoding 6,7-dimethyl-8-ribityllumazine synthase: MTIIEGKLNLDSNTKIAIINARFNHIITDRLVEGARDAFLRHGGKEENLSLILVPGAFELPFALKKAIESKKFDAICCVGAVIRGSTPHFDYVSAETTKGIANVSLNHNIPVSFGVLTTDTIEQAIERAGSKAGNKGFEAMTTVIEMLNLSKEL; this comes from the coding sequence ATGACTATCATTGAAGGAAAATTAAATTTAGATTCAAATACAAAAATTGCTATCATCAATGCAAGATTTAATCACATCATCACTGATCGTCTTGTAGAAGGTGCAAGAGATGCTTTTTTAAGACATGGTGGCAAAGAAGAAAATCTTAGCCTTATACTTGTTCCAGGTGCTTTTGAACTTCCTTTTGCTTTAAAAAAAGCTATAGAGAGTAAAAAATTTGATGCAATTTGTTGTGTGGGTGCAGTTATCCGTGGCTCAACTCCACATTTTGATTATGTTTCAGCAGAAACTACTAAGGGGATTGCCAATGTAAGCTTAAACCATAACATTCCTGTAAGTTTTGGAGTTTTAACAACCGATACTATAGAACAAGCCATAGAAAGAGCGGGAAGTAAAGCAGGAAATAAAGGCTTTGAAGCAATGACAACTGTTATTGAAATGCTAAATTTAAGTAAGGAACTTTAA
- a CDS encoding membrane protein has translation MADKEDIVLEKPEDALNEPRLDESLGDFKGQEGQAPEDEEFASLPEELPKEDSDGGFKFTRESAPEESSTFEEVKEDEPTPWYKDRKFMSLVGLSLGIICILVFTLFYLTFNEGKIKPDIIASKPIEQPVVMPDESYNYNDMTKVDGMIQKANALYLKGEVEQALKVYEQIAVYNESLSNYNLGVSQMNEGKFDKAFDSFKKAIANGENQSVAAINAAVCALKLNDKEKFKYYIDLAQVYLPKEGKSKLYDYYLALINYYKGYYPEALQMLQRVNLEPYTDVSKYLSAKIYAKMDFDAKSVQQLNTQGSFEPSLSLGLLYARMGEYDKAKAALNTAMKIERDFNQSLSALTLLDIKTGNFQDMLMRLQEAYRNDEDKYKILDRYKIKVRLNKELFNIAIAQRNFSNDILKKQKDQFDLLFYFAPYQVFDSKQASLYIKKANIADFIDDSSDGQKYLATSKALSSTNVKIANIINNALNQKLRLANQEFQALLKDYPEHSILQYNLALTYAQMQNYELAYKHFSSSYHLNPKNYLAGAFAMFCGKLSDNDTTKLYHEILDNITADPNFKANMQKNMLFLANGDYVSMLPYLDENEQKTPLSLIFEAIVAKNNNLNNQVDVKIAKLKSELPQDIVANILYFNSLNSNLNIKEYAQNAQIHFKNLQVDYRSVFGGSNIARELYVNLMHIAGLLNLERQKFKTLINTSKIKDEGMIQTLAYLDIFAQQYEESYALYNILIDEYGAKDSKTLFLAAVAAIGANNPNSAIALLQLSKLTDKNSKESKVALGLLYQEVGNYEAAMTQYRTLPNDFKSEFFTFDIRN, from the coding sequence ATGGCAGATAAAGAAGATATAGTTCTTGAAAAACCCGAAGATGCTTTAAATGAGCCAAGACTTGATGAAAGTCTAGGGGATTTCAAGGGACAAGAGGGTCAGGCTCCTGAGGATGAAGAATTTGCATCTTTGCCGGAGGAATTGCCTAAAGAAGATAGCGATGGCGGTTTTAAATTTACAAGAGAAAGCGCACCGGAGGAATCATCGACTTTTGAAGAGGTGAAAGAAGATGAGCCTACTCCATGGTATAAAGATCGTAAATTTATGTCCCTTGTGGGTTTATCTTTAGGAATTATTTGTATTTTGGTATTTACTTTATTTTATTTAACCTTTAATGAGGGAAAGATCAAACCTGATATCATCGCATCAAAGCCTATTGAACAGCCTGTGGTTATGCCTGATGAATCCTATAATTATAATGATATGACAAAAGTTGATGGGATGATACAAAAGGCAAATGCGCTTTATTTAAAGGGTGAAGTAGAACAAGCTTTGAAGGTTTATGAGCAAATTGCCGTTTATAATGAATCTTTGTCTAATTATAACCTAGGGGTTTCCCAAATGAATGAGGGCAAATTTGACAAAGCTTTTGATAGTTTTAAAAAGGCAATCGCTAATGGAGAAAATCAAAGTGTAGCGGCTATTAATGCTGCTGTTTGTGCTTTAAAGCTTAATGATAAAGAAAAATTTAAATATTATATAGATTTAGCACAAGTTTATCTTCCCAAAGAAGGAAAATCTAAATTATATGATTATTATTTGGCCTTGATTAATTATTACAAAGGTTATTATCCTGAAGCTTTGCAAATGCTACAACGCGTAAATTTGGAGCCTTATACGGATGTATCTAAATATTTATCTGCTAAAATTTATGCAAAAATGGATTTTGATGCAAAGTCTGTTCAGCAATTAAACACCCAAGGAAGTTTTGAACCTAGTCTTTCTTTAGGGCTTTTATATGCAAGAATGGGGGAATACGACAAAGCTAAAGCTGCTCTAAATACAGCAATGAAAATTGAAAGAGATTTTAATCAAAGTCTTTCAGCTTTAACTTTGCTTGATATCAAAACAGGAAATTTTCAAGATATGTTAATGCGTCTTCAAGAGGCCTATAGAAACGATGAAGATAAGTATAAAATTTTAGATAGATATAAGATCAAGGTGCGTTTAAATAAAGAGCTTTTTAATATAGCTATAGCACAGAGAAATTTTTCCAATGATATCTTAAAAAAACAAAAAGATCAGTTTGATTTACTTTTTTACTTTGCTCCATATCAGGTTTTTGATTCAAAACAAGCATCACTTTATATAAAAAAAGCTAATATTGCAGACTTTATAGACGATAGTTCAGACGGTCAAAAGTATTTGGCTACCAGCAAAGCTCTATCTTCAACTAATGTTAAAATTGCTAATATTATCAATAACGCGCTAAATCAAAAATTAAGACTTGCAAATCAAGAATTTCAAGCTTTGTTAAAAGATTATCCTGAGCACAGTATTTTGCAATACAATCTTGCTTTAACCTATGCACAGATGCAAAATTATGAACTTGCTTATAAGCATTTTTCTAGTTCTTATCATCTAAATCCTAAGAATTATTTAGCGGGTGCCTTTGCAATGTTTTGCGGGAAATTGAGTGATAATGATACCACTAAACTTTATCACGAAATTCTTGATAATATTACAGCAGATCCAAATTTTAAAGCCAATATGCAAAAAAATATGCTATTTTTAGCTAATGGTGATTATGTTTCTATGTTGCCTTATTTGGATGAGAATGAACAAAAGACGCCTTTAAGTCTTATTTTTGAAGCTATTGTTGCAAAAAATAACAATCTTAATAATCAAGTAGATGTAAAAATCGCCAAATTAAAATCAGAGCTCCCACAGGATATTGTGGCAAATATTTTGTATTTTAATTCTTTAAATTCGAATTTAAATATTAAAGAATATGCCCAAAATGCTCAAATTCATTTTAAGAATTTACAAGTGGATTACCGAAGTGTCTTTGGGGGATCAAATATTGCTAGAGAATTGTATGTTAATTTAATGCATATTGCAGGGCTTTTAAATTTAGAAAGACAGAAATTCAAAACATTGATCAATACTTCTAAGATTAAAGATGAGGGTATGATACAGACTTTAGCTTATCTGGATATTTTTGCACAACAGTATGAGGAATCTTACGCTTTGTATAATATCTTAATCGATGAATACGGCGCCAAAGATTCTAAGACTTTATTTTTAGCTGCCGTAGCTGCCATAGGTGCAAATAATCCAAACTCAGCCATTGCTCTTTTGCAACTTTCAAAACTCACAGATAAAAATAGTAAAGAAAGTAAAGTGGCTTTAGGTTTGCTTTATCAAGAAGTGGGTAATTATGAAGCGGCAATGACGCAGTATAGAACCTTGCCTAATGATTTTAAGAGTGAATTTTTCACTTTTGATATAAGAAACTAA
- a CDS encoding Shikimate kinase I — MKVKNIIFIGFMGSGKSTIARALAKELDLVFLDSDSLIEAKFDQKVSEIFKEKGENFFRQEEQKVANFLCSCNGASIASGGGFIHVLDFDKIGFCVYLKASFEYLKKRLSESEIAKRPLFYDEVQAKRLYNERLNKYEQKANLILDVENKSIDELVIEIKKVIK, encoded by the coding sequence ATGAAAGTTAAAAATATTATTTTTATCGGTTTTATGGGTAGTGGAAAAAGTACCATAGCTAGAGCTTTGGCTAAGGAATTAGATCTTGTTTTTTTAGATAGCGATAGTTTGATTGAGGCGAAATTTGATCAAAAAGTCAGTGAAATTTTTAAAGAAAAGGGTGAGAATTTTTTTAGGCAAGAAGAGCAAAAAGTAGCAAATTTTCTTTGCTCTTGTAACGGAGCTTCTATAGCTAGCGGCGGAGGTTTTATACATGTTTTGGATTTTGATAAAATAGGTTTTTGTGTTTACTTAAAAGCAAGTTTTGAATATTTAAAGAAGCGTTTAAGCGAGAGTGAAATTGCTAAAAGACCTTTGTTTTATGATGAAGTTCAAGCAAAAAGATTATATAATGAGCGTCTAAATAAATACGAGCAAAAAGCGAATTTGATTTTAGATGTTGAAAACAAAAGCATTGATGAGCTTGTGATAGAAATAAAAAAGGTGATAAAATGA
- a CDS encoding GTP-binding protein EngA: MSFLKIVKKNTLKIAKESDIILYLVDGKLIPDDEDRQFFHSLKKLGKPIALVINKVDNKKDEERSWEFANFGVKEVFNLSVTHNIGLDELYNWLENFLDEEFLVPDEEENLEDFLEHYEEGKEFQFKEVDQNHIRVGIVGRVNVGKSSLLNALVKQERSVVSSIAGTTIDPVNESIVYKDKVIEFVDTAGIRKRGKIQGLERFALNRTEKILSNSQIALLVLDANEGFNELDERIAGLAAKHYLGVIIVLNKWDKTEFEFDKVVKELKLDRFKFLAYAPIVSVSALSGKRVHVLLEKILEVFANFTQKIPTSKLNDLIASATKAHPLPHDYGKLVKIYYAVQYDLAPPKIALIMNRPKALHFSYKRYLQNQIRKEFNFEGVPLVIASRKKGSKENDES, encoded by the coding sequence ATGAGCTTTTTAAAAATAGTTAAAAAAAATACCCTAAAAATTGCAAAAGAAAGTGATATTATCCTTTATTTAGTTGATGGAAAACTTATTCCTGATGATGAAGACAGGCAGTTTTTTCATTCTTTGAAAAAACTAGGAAAGCCTATTGCTCTAGTGATCAACAAAGTGGATAATAAAAAAGATGAAGAAAGATCATGGGAATTTGCTAATTTTGGCGTAAAAGAGGTTTTTAATCTTTCTGTTACTCATAATATAGGGCTAGATGAGCTTTATAATTGGCTTGAAAACTTTTTGGATGAAGAATTTTTAGTCCCTGATGAGGAAGAAAATTTAGAAGATTTTTTAGAACATTATGAAGAGGGAAAAGAATTTCAGTTTAAAGAAGTAGATCAAAATCATATCAGAGTCGGTATAGTAGGGCGTGTTAATGTTGGAAAATCAAGCCTTTTAAATGCCTTGGTAAAACAGGAGCGCAGTGTGGTGAGTTCTATTGCGGGAACGACAATTGATCCTGTTAATGAAAGTATAGTTTATAAAGATAAAGTGATAGAATTTGTTGATACCGCAGGTATTAGAAAGCGAGGTAAAATTCAAGGACTTGAGCGTTTTGCGCTAAATCGTACAGAAAAGATTTTATCTAATTCTCAAATTGCACTTTTGGTTTTAGATGCTAATGAGGGTTTTAATGAGCTTGATGAAAGGATAGCTGGACTTGCGGCAAAGCATTATTTGGGTGTGATTATTGTATTAAATAAATGGGATAAAACCGAATTTGAATTTGATAAAGTGGTAAAAGAATTAAAACTTGATCGTTTTAAATTTTTAGCTTATGCGCCCATTGTCAGTGTTTCTGCTTTAAGTGGAAAAAGAGTGCATGTTTTATTGGAAAAAATTTTAGAAGTTTTTGCTAATTTTACGCAAAAAATTCCAACCTCAAAACTCAATGATTTAATCGCAAGTGCGACCAAAGCCCATCCTTTGCCACATGATTATGGAAAATTGGTAAAGATTTATTATGCAGTGCAATATGATTTAGCACCTCCTAAAATCGCACTTATTATGAATAGACCTAAGGCTTTGCATTTTAGCTATAAGCGTTATTTACAAAATCAAATCAGAAAAGAATTTAACTTCGAAGGCGTTCCTTTGGTTATTGCTTCACGCAAAAAAGGAAGCAAGGAAAATGATGAAAGTTAA
- a CDS encoding 2-Keto-3-deoxy-D-manno-octulosonate-8-phosphate synthase gives MKKMILIAGPCVIENKDLVFKVAQNLQEFNENENIEFYFKSSFDKANRTSINSFRGPGLEEGLKILQSVKNEFGMKILTDIHESTQAAPVSEVADVLQIPAFLCRQTDLLVAAAKTKSKVNIKKGQFLNPSDIKYSVKKVLQTRGIEEEGYEIADKNGIFVAERGASFGYGNLVVDMRSLVIMREFAPVIFDATHSVQMPGAAGGSSGGKSEFVEPLARAAAAVGVDGFFFETHTNPCEALCDGPNMLDLNRLKACVKTLLEIQNIIEGK, from the coding sequence ATGAAAAAAATGATACTCATTGCCGGTCCTTGTGTCATTGAAAACAAGGATTTGGTTTTTAAAGTAGCACAAAATTTACAAGAATTTAATGAAAATGAAAATATAGAATTTTATTTTAAGTCAAGCTTTGACAAAGCAAATCGCACAAGCATTAATTCTTTTAGAGGCCCTGGTCTTGAAGAAGGATTAAAAATCTTACAAAGTGTAAAAAATGAATTTGGTATGAAAATCTTAACCGACATACATGAAAGCACGCAAGCAGCACCTGTAAGTGAGGTGGCTGATGTTTTACAAATTCCTGCTTTTTTATGCAGACAAACTGATTTACTAGTCGCAGCAGCTAAAACAAAGTCAAAAGTTAATATCAAAAAAGGACAATTTCTCAATCCAAGCGATATTAAATACAGTGTCAAAAAAGTACTTCAAACACGAGGTATAGAAGAAGAAGGCTATGAAATAGCTGATAAAAATGGTATTTTTGTAGCCGAAAGAGGGGCTAGCTTTGGCTATGGAAATTTAGTCGTAGATATGAGATCTTTGGTTATCATGCGCGAATTTGCTCCTGTTATATTTGACGCTACTCATAGCGTGCAAATGCCAGGGGCTGCAGGAGGAAGTAGCGGAGGAAAAAGCGAATTTGTAGAACCTTTAGCAAGAGCAGCAGCAGCTGTAGGAGTAGATGGCTTTTTCTTTGAAACACATACTAATCCTTGCGAAGCTTTATGCGATGGGCCTAATATGCTTGATCTTAACCGTCTTAAAGCTTGCGTGAAAACGCTTTTAGAAATTCAAAATATTATCGAAGGAAAATAA